The DNA segment ctgcgctccagccTCAGCTCTTATCCTTGTATTTGCAACTGGCGATTTgtggatttgaatgtgtttccttAAGCCGCAGCGTGTTGGTCTCTGAGGGCCTCCATACTTCTCACCTGGGAGGAAATGATCGACAGGTATTAGGATCGGGGGGGGTGGTGGTTAAGGTGTTAACACGTGATGGACAGCGCAGTGGCAGCATTGAGTCTTGTGTTGACTGATGCTTCGATCACAGGAAGCAGCTCCATGTCTGAAACGCTTCCAGTAGCAGCAGCCCTGGCAGCAATTACAATAAATCTTCCCCTCCTCAGCCGGGCAGATAATCGGAGGAGAAGCCATTAACGCTCACGCCCGCTGCCTGCTCCTCGGCGTGGTGGACATGTTAATTTGACAGCAAACACAATTGTGTCACCAGCCACGTGGAACATGTTTCCTCATGCCCAACCAGCCGCAGTGGTCACGGGCGTTGCACGGGTGACAGCCTGTCCTGTCAGGGTGCACGGTAATTGGACAAAACCTGGCATCGACCCACCCTTCCCGTATATACAGTAGGTGGGAAATCTCCCAGCATTCACCTGCAAGTTAACCTCCACCCCTTGTGCTTTTGAAAGTCTTAGTCATCGTGATACTATCGGAGCTGTTTTCCTGGCTGTGTATTCGCTGAGGGTGGAGTGAAAAGAGATTGAGTAGTCGTCAGTGTGTGGGGCAGGTGCAGTTTGGCTCCTGGGGGACTGTAATGGGATGAGGCCCAGCCAGAATGAGTGTTTGATGACAGGGTTGCACTCCTCCCCTGGGACTCCGCCTGCATGCAATTATCCCTCCTGatcccttcttttctttccccccctcgTCCTCGACCCAGAACGCTCAGAGCAATCTCTCCGCCACGCCACACCCCGGATACCCTTTAATTTACAATCTAGAAATCAACTCCATCCCACGCTAAAAGATCCATTCATGAGGCAAACATTTCAAAGCAGCATTGAAGTAATTACTCTTTCGTGGCATGACACCACACTACCTCGGGGCAAGTGCATTtacacacacctccctctcctcccatgCTAATTGCTTTATTAATGAAGAGCTGGCCTCCCCCAAATCAACTTGTCTCACATGGAATaacatgttgtgtgtctctggtctCCACCCACTGCAACACACTGAAGCAAATATTTTAGAGAAAGGTGAATGTGTCTCCAAACTGATTTCCGAGTATTACTTTTAAAATCTCGTGTTTTTGCTGTGAGCTTCTGCTGTGATTTCCGAATGTAAAACACTTTGCGATAATTAGTTTTATTCGTACACTTGTCctgaaacatttttaacaacATCAAACCAAATATAATATCAGCGACAGTGAAGAGGCTGATATATTTCCATTGTTGCCAACTCTGCAGGGAGCGTTGCATCTCCCGTGATCAGAGGAAGGAGATTTCTACATCcgattgtttttttcccaccacaGAACTGCATCTCCCACAGTTTCATTTGAGGCAATCTATCAGGGGTCCATCCAGTTCCCCTCCCCCCGTATAACATAACGTTGACAGCTTTATACCCTCCTACTACATGCTCTTCtgctttcacacacagacaaaggatGAGAGGCTGATAAGATTTTACATGATGATACTCTCGATATCTGGATGAAATGATGACAGGATAAGAAGATAATCTCCTGCACGTCTTTTCCACATGAGGGTAAATTGATTACATAAAACATTGTCTTTTAGAGATGCATACAGAGATCGTTTAATCGGCttgttattttctcaattaatgaattcaattaatcaatgaatcCTTTGGTCTGGAACAAAACAGAGAATGCTCATAACAGTTTCCTAGAATCCACAGTTAAGTCATCAAGCGTTTTGACTTTGAGATATTAAATTAATGTTACAATAAAGAAGAGTTcacattttaaagctttaaagaattatgtttatttttcttactaAATTACAGCCTCAGTAATTATTAATCCTCACTTATCATTCCAGCTCTACTTTCGTTTATTCCTATTAGTTTAATCGATGTCTCATGCGCCAAATGCAGCAATgtttctgcagccacagcaccTCAGTGTGCCGAGTGTCTGACATTATGGGATGTAAAAGGCATGGATGGATGATCTTTTTTCTAAAGTTTCTCCCACACTTGCTCTGTACAGACAGACATACATTACAGCCATCTTTTCCTTCCAGCCTCACTGCAACAAACCAAATTGAGTGCATGTCTGATGAGGGTGGATGCTGCTGCATCCTCAGCGTGGGGACACAGGTGTGCAGAGGGGCCCTCCTGCGTCTGTGATCCGTCACCGCGGCCAGACGAGGGCCGGGCTGGATCGGCTTATAGGCACGTGCCGAGGGAGGGCTCTGCtcccccctcacccccaccctCCCTTCCCCTCGCTGCTCCTCCACCCCACCCCTCTGAGGACTCCCTTTTCACACCACCAGATGGGGGCTGGATCTGAGTTTTAATGAACGCTATCCTTCAGGAGCCTGTAGACGCTGCAGAACAGCAGTCGCCCTCAGCACATCTCACTGTGGTTTGTTGCATTATTACACTGGAAAGAATGAAACCAAGTCAGGGAGATGTGAGAGGAGCTAATgcagtattttgtatttctaccaGGACATAAATGCCTCACAATGGATTCTTACAAATACTAAATACACTGTTtaagacacaaacatgtcaaaGTTTTGTAACGCAGCCTCTAATTTAGTGTAGACAGTGTCACACGGTTGAATTGGCTGGTTTTCTAGATATTAAGAGGGTGTGTCAACCTCCTGCCGTTTGAAGGGACACAATAACACAACCCTGTAATTTAACCTGGAGGTTAAGAGCAGAGGGCAGCACTGACAATGggttttactttattattagcTGTCACACAAGAGGTAGGTATTTATcgaataaaatatataatttctgaGACGTGTGTTCAGTAAATACGGGTGTAGCACTACATCCCGTTGTTGCTCTAATTTTTGTTGCCTCTCATTTGGAGGCAGACGTCTGAATCATCacatgactgcatcacatcaCCCGCTCTGCCATGTGTGAGGCTGTGAAGAAAAGGTGATaaacacaaaatctaaaataaagaaatctgtcAAAGACTAAATGACAATGTGCTGCTTGGTAACACGGGTTCTCATTAGGttgttgaataaaaatacaaaaaaacactatCACTTTCTTCTCACATTCTTGAATTCTCCAATCAAATCTgataaaacatgatgaaaatgtgaaagaaatgaATTTGCATGGATTTATGACACAGGAGCAGGTGAGATCCCTTTAATCACAGTTGGTTTCCATCCAGCTTGCTGCATATGTTCTTCATGGGTTGGAAATAAATTGGTTGTGTACAGGCTGCCCCTTGCTCAGTGACCCTTGTCTGTCTCTACGTGAATTGCTTTCATGGTGTGTTAAATGAGCTGTGGCCGTGTTGGTGTTTCCCTACGCAGGGGCGGCGGCTGGGGCTCTAATCCGCTGTCTGCCAGAGTTACGTCACGCACACACCGGCTATTGTGGAGGGTGTGATTGAAGACGCCTGATTTGACTAATTGATCCCTCGCCACAGTGGAGCTCCGACGCACGGGCCACAGGCTGAGATGTGTGAATTGGCAGTCGAGTCACATGACTGGCATTAATCCAATCAAAATCTTTTACATCCAGATCGAGAGGTGAAAGACGATAGTAACAGATGGTGTGAGAGGCTGAAAATGATTCTAGGTGTGGACAGGAAAGGGTAGAATGGAATACACAGCGTCTTTGCTTTCTTATTGACATTTTGATAGCCTCTCTCCATAGATCTGCACAATTTTCAGTCTGTAGTCTGCACACTTTGAAAACCACAAGCACGATGATTTTGAAACAACACATCTATAATCATTCAATTATTGGACGGTAAGGTGGGATTTATGATGTAGCCTTGAATCTCCAGAGAGCAATTTAACAAGTGCCAACTCACTGCCTGACAAGTGCTCTCAATAAAATTCAGTCAGGTCACGTGCTGCCGCTGCTGATTACAAGCAGCACGTGATGCTACCATCTGTCCGACACCATTGAACAAATGTCCGATTGTATTGACTCAAAATAAGTTACTTTGATTATCACAAGGCTTAAATTTCACACTAAGAGAATCGATGCAAAGTGCTTTCAGACTTACAAAGATTtgcaaatgtgaggatttttgAATTTCTgctatttttttccatcatgtAAATGTATCCAATATGTCGTGCTTatgtttctgtgtatgtttgtgtataattatatttcacaataaaaaaaaaggggcgTGAATAATTTAATTGAACAGTATAAAAATACCAAAACTGTTCAACACAGGGATTGGTACCAATTGTAATGTTTCGATAAGAATACTGATATGACACCTGAGCTTCAATACTGTTAACAGaattatactttaaaaaaaaaaaactctgtgaGACCATAAACAAGTTTTTCCACAAAACAATTTTCTTCATTTAACAAAATTCACCAACATTTaagtgttaaatgtttaaacacaAGAACTTTACCAAAGACATAAAGACTTGAAGTAAAGAAGAATGTGGATCCTTTGATGACAGCGTTCAATAAACAGGGCTTTTTTAACACAGTTTAATACCAAGCATCAGGATATAAATAGACGTATACATTTATCTCTATTTGAGCATCTTTTACAGCTCTTAAAACCCCCACGTCTGACAGTCACTTGTGCAACTCTGACAGCAGGTCTCCCCACACACTCAGACCTCTGACATCAAAGTCTCCATCAGAAATCTTCAAAGCATTTAACTCTTTCTCTACATCGTCCCCCAGAGAGGGACACGTCTCAAACAAGGCCTGAAAGTGCTCGGCCAGTTTCTGAAAGGACACTGGGGGGTTTGTTCTGCTCTGAACCCATTCACCATCACTTATGCTGTACTCCATATCAGAGGCCCACTTTTTTAGCACATCACAGTATGCGTCCCTAAATTTCAGGTGTTCTTTGACCAGGTCCATGAGAAGTGCGGTGGGCAGAGCGGAACACGTGCGCTGTAGCGTGCTGGGTTGTTTTTTCCGTAGCCAGTCGAGGAGAACGTCCTGTGAGGCAGTTTCTGAGTTTGTCGTTGtcagcagagctgcagcgatgACCAGACAGaagtgttctgctgctgctccttcacatcCCCGGAGGACAGAGTCTAAAAAGTGCTCTGCCCTGCCATGTCTGATCAGAGCGCCCAGCCTCTCCATCAGCAGCCCCCCCTGCACCTCAGCATCA comes from the Hippoglossus hippoglossus isolate fHipHip1 chromosome 6, fHipHip1.pri, whole genome shotgun sequence genome and includes:
- the fancf gene encoding Fanconi anemia group F protein, whose protein sequence is MESALRNLSSSVELLAVAAHSGAVAQWDDHSLSTAFDWARYCEHLFSRFHNNPAVRGAMEEQLQLTNGRLRAAFPGYTEVSFSDLSRCQHHLLIGLLNNPKLPISIVKLLFDSDAPADSGCGDVSGLCSRIIRCKSACKVLSPLTPPSAVGADAEVQGGLLMERLGALIRHGRAEHFLDSVLRGCEGAAAEHFCLVIAAALLTTTNSETASQDVLLDWLRKKQPSTLQRTCSALPTALLMDLVKEHLKFRDAYCDVLKKWASDMEYSISDGEWVQSRTNPPVSFQKLAEHFQALFETCPSLGDDVEKELNALKISDGDFDVRGLSVWGDLLSELHK